One genomic window of Struthio camelus isolate bStrCam1 chromosome 1, bStrCam1.hap1, whole genome shotgun sequence includes the following:
- the TEF gene encoding thyrotroph embryonic factor isoform X2 codes for MSSCNSPGGPAALDFPEVLKSLLEYSLPWTNKMTDKEKEKIKLEEDEAAAASTMAVSASLMPPIWDKTIPYDGESFHLEYMDLDEFLLENGIPSSPTHLDLNQNPLLPVAELEGKESASASTGSPASSSSSSAVYQQSEAASSTESPPQNERNTPSPIDPDCVEVEVNFNPDPADLVLSSVPGGELFNPRKHKFTEEDLKPQPMIKKAKKVFVPDEQKDEKYWTRRKKNNVAAKRSRDARRLKENQITIRAAFLEKENTALRTEVAELRKEVGRCKNIVSKYETRYGPFDLSDSE; via the exons ATGTCAAGCTGCAACAGCCCTGGGGGCCCCGCTGCCCTGGACTTTCCCGAAGTCCTGAAGTCCCTGCTGGAGTACTCCTTACCCTGGACCAACAAAATGACAG ataaagagaaggaaaagataaaacttgaggaagatgaagcagcagctgctaGCACTATGGCAGTCTCAGCTTCCCTTATGCCACCCATTTGGGACAAAACTATTCCCTATGACGGAGAGTCTTTCCACCTGGAGTACATGGATCTCGATGAGTTCCTTCTGGAGAATGGAATTCCTTCCAGCCCTACGCACCTGGATTTGAACCAGAATCCACTCTTGCCTGTGGCTGAGCTGGAAGGAAAGGAGTCTGCCAGTGCTTCCACTGGTTCACCTgcatcatcttcatcatcatctgCAGTTTACCAGCAATCTGAAGCAGCCTCCAGCACAG AGTCCCCTCCACAAAATGAGAGAAATACTCCCAGCCCCATTGATCCTGACTGCGTAGAAGTTGAGGTGAATTTTAACCCTGACCCTGCTGATTTAGTGCTGTCCAGTGTGCCTGGTGGTGAGCTCTTCAATCCTCGCAAGCACAAGTTTACTGAAGAGGACCTGAAACCACAACCTATGATTAAAAAGGCCAAGAAGGTTTTTGTCCCAGATGAGCAAAAG GATGAAAAATATTGGACAAGGCGAAAGAAGAACAATGTGGCAGCAAAGCGTTCCCGTGATGCTCGGCGATTAAAGGAGAATCAAATCACAATTCGGGCAGCCTTCCTCGAGAAAGAGAATACAGCCCTGAGGACGGAGGTTGCAGAGCTGCGCAAGGAAGTGGGGCGATGCAAGAACATTGTTTCTAAATACGAGACCAGATACGGACCCTT TGACTTATCTGATTCCGAGTGA
- the TEF gene encoding thyrotroph embryonic factor isoform X1, with translation MPGRAAHQEAAAAAAAAGGTEPTAAGGSAGAAAQQEQRGLAGAFPLVLKKLMENPPRDARLDKEKEKIKLEEDEAAAASTMAVSASLMPPIWDKTIPYDGESFHLEYMDLDEFLLENGIPSSPTHLDLNQNPLLPVAELEGKESASASTGSPASSSSSSAVYQQSEAASSTESPPQNERNTPSPIDPDCVEVEVNFNPDPADLVLSSVPGGELFNPRKHKFTEEDLKPQPMIKKAKKVFVPDEQKDEKYWTRRKKNNVAAKRSRDARRLKENQITIRAAFLEKENTALRTEVAELRKEVGRCKNIVSKYETRYGPFDLSDSE, from the exons atgcccggccgcgccgcgcaccaggaggcggcggcggcggcggcggcggcggggggaaccGAGCCCACTgcagccgggggcagcgcgggggccgccgcgcagcaggagcagcggggcCTGGCGGGGGCCTTCCCGCTGGTGCTGAAGAAACTGATGGAGAACCCGCCGCGGGACGCGCGCCTGG ataaagagaaggaaaagataaaacttgaggaagatgaagcagcagctgctaGCACTATGGCAGTCTCAGCTTCCCTTATGCCACCCATTTGGGACAAAACTATTCCCTATGACGGAGAGTCTTTCCACCTGGAGTACATGGATCTCGATGAGTTCCTTCTGGAGAATGGAATTCCTTCCAGCCCTACGCACCTGGATTTGAACCAGAATCCACTCTTGCCTGTGGCTGAGCTGGAAGGAAAGGAGTCTGCCAGTGCTTCCACTGGTTCACCTgcatcatcttcatcatcatctgCAGTTTACCAGCAATCTGAAGCAGCCTCCAGCACAG AGTCCCCTCCACAAAATGAGAGAAATACTCCCAGCCCCATTGATCCTGACTGCGTAGAAGTTGAGGTGAATTTTAACCCTGACCCTGCTGATTTAGTGCTGTCCAGTGTGCCTGGTGGTGAGCTCTTCAATCCTCGCAAGCACAAGTTTACTGAAGAGGACCTGAAACCACAACCTATGATTAAAAAGGCCAAGAAGGTTTTTGTCCCAGATGAGCAAAAG GATGAAAAATATTGGACAAGGCGAAAGAAGAACAATGTGGCAGCAAAGCGTTCCCGTGATGCTCGGCGATTAAAGGAGAATCAAATCACAATTCGGGCAGCCTTCCTCGAGAAAGAGAATACAGCCCTGAGGACGGAGGTTGCAGAGCTGCGCAAGGAAGTGGGGCGATGCAAGAACATTGTTTCTAAATACGAGACCAGATACGGACCCTT TGACTTATCTGATTCCGAGTGA